The stretch of DNA CGAACACTACCAAACCTTTTACGACTCCCGCCACTCTGGCCGCCGCCTCACATGGCAAGGCCTCCTCGGCTCCGCCGACCTCAAAGTCCGAACACGCAAAGGTCAATGGGAAGTCAacctctccaccatcgGCATGgtcgtcctcctcgccttTTCAGACCTGAAACCGGGCGACGTCCTGTCGTACCACGAGCTGAAAGCGCAGACGTCCTTGCCCGACGCAGAGCTGGCGAGGACGCTGCAGTCCTTGGCCTGTGGGAAACATCGCCTCTTGGTCAAGCATCCAAAGGGGAGAGAGGTCGAGCAGGGCGATACATTCGAGTTTAACGAAGCGTTTTCATCCCCTCTTGCCCGGATCAAAATCCTCCaaatctcctcctccgcctcctccgccgcctccacctccgcctcctccgcACGCGGCGTTGGAGTCGAAAACGCacaagaaagagaagaaacagaACGCCagatcgaagaagagaggaaacATCAAGTCGAAGCGTGTATCGTCCGGATCATGAAAGACCGCAAGACGATGCGGCATAACGATTTGGTTTCAGAGGTGGCGCATCAGTTGGCCAAACGGTTCATGGCCAGTGTGCCCATGATTAAAAAGAGGATTGAAGGGTTGATTGATGTGCGtgctttttctttttttttggtaaAGTAACTTACAGGGGGTGATAGAGAGAGTATCTCGAGAGAACAGAAGATATGGGATCGTATCGATATTTGGCGTAGGCAACAATAAAAAACGGAAACTACGCTCTCTGCAAGCATGCAATCGACAGGTATGCAGTCGGCGTAAAATGCAGTCATGGGTTTCTtatgggaaagaagaatggatgtAAAAAGTCGATACTTTAATAATGTTTGTATTGCATGTTGTGGAATCTTTTATCAACTCTTTTAAAAGTCGACCCTCCACAAGTGCACTAGGCAAAAGCGGCGACAAAGAGGTGTGTAAATAAGACCAAAAAGATGTAGGATGTCAGAGTTTATATCATTTTGAATGCACGACGTTGAAACAGTAAAATTCTTAATAGAAACAGTAGTACTTCTTCACACTCTATTCAACATTTCCGAATAACCCATAATCCACAACCTTTAAACTCTCCACCGCTTTCCCAAACCACCCTTCCACCTGccgcctctccttctccccgcTTCCGTCCACAGCGCTCAGGTTCACATTCACGCTCAACACCAcatccgccttcttcttcccgtTCCCGCTTTCCACCCACACCCTCCAGAGGGCGAGTCCTATCCAGACATCATCCGCAACGTCATTCTCGTGCCCTGGCCGGGGCGCGCCAGTGGGGTCGTGCGAGAATTTGTGGATACGCTGGGTACCGCTCAGTATCACCGCCTGGGGCGCGATAGTGGGAGACGCAGACGGCGctgaagggatggaagaaggaggtgcAGGCGTGAGGATGGTAGAGTCTAGAGAGGCATTGTCATGTGCGATCGAGTTGAAGTGGAATCTGTCCATACAACCATCCCGTCAGCCCTCCTCGAGTCAAAGCTCTTGTTACTGAGCAAGTGTTGAAACAAAGGGACGATTTGAGAGAACAATAAAAGGAAATGGGATGGGAGACGTTGACCCACTTTGCAGCTTCCCAAAGATCCTCCCGCGCACCACCCTCTTCAACCATTTCAAGTATCTCAAGAACCAGGGCTGTGTCCGAATGCGGGAAGAGGAACACTTCTTGGTTATTAGGGATCTGACGCAAGTCGCTACCCGTTGTTGCCATCGTCGTCGGTAGACAGGAAATGACGTTAGCTTTtattcatcttcattccaGATATGCATCACGCGCACAACGGACCTGGCATCGATAGAGTTCTGGGGGAGATCAAGAGAGATGGCGCCTCCAAAGAGGGGTCGAGGGCAGAGCAAGGCCGACATTTCGATTCTGTTTTGCGGTTTGTAATAACAGTTCAAAATGCAAAAGTAATAGTCGCTATCGCGGTAGAAGAACGAACCGCGAGATGGAGAGCGATGCAACTGCCGGCCGCCGGCAAGTTTATTTTATGGAATGGATATACCAAAAATAACAGAAATAAATTATTTATACCGCAAACCTAATAGATATTTCTCACCGCCAACCTAATTTTCCCGCTGCCGATCGTTCTACTCTCCAACGACTTTTGCATTCTTCACTTGATCTTTATTCATCCATCCACCCCTCTCTGACACTGTCTCTCGGGCTCGAGTCCCAACTCATCCACACCCTTCCTGGCCCCACCACGCTTCGCGCTGACCAAATTTACATCCCTCAACATGCCACGTACCAAGAGCACCAAGGGACGCCGACGGCTTGCAGCCGGTAGACAGCATGGATCCGCTCCCGCAAATGCGGCTGTGTATATCTCTGATTGGATCCTTCGCCTTCCCGAAAAACCATTTCCATAAGTAACGACATGCCCCACCGTGTTCATCTTGACAAACACAAAAAATGGTGTCCAGGTCAACCAAAATGAACCACATCCCGCCGTCAAAGATAAACAAGCGCAGAATCTCTTCTGGGCATGCGTACCTTCAACCGGCGGCCAATGGTCAGGTTGAGCAGGACGTCATGGACGATGCGGATcgtgaagaggatgaagacggCGC from Cryptococcus neoformans var. neoformans B-3501A chromosome 7, whole genome shotgun sequence encodes:
- a CDS encoding hypothetical protein (Match to EST gb|CF189317.1|CF189317; HMMPfam hit to Mog1, Ran-interacting Mob1 protein, score: 63.2, E(): 6.9e-16); translated protein: MSALLCPRPLFGGAISLDLPQNSIDASDLRQIPNNQEVFLFPHSDTALVLEILEMVEEGGAREDLWEAAKFHFNSIAHDNASLDSTILTPAPPSSIPSAPSASPTIAPQAVILSGTQRIHKFSHDPTGAPRPGHENDVADDVWIGLALWRVWVESGNGKKKADVVLSVNVNLSAVDGSGEKERRQVEGWFGKAVESLKVVDYGLFGNVE